The Leucobacter viscericola genome includes a window with the following:
- a CDS encoding alpha/beta hydrolase family protein produces MAEAEKSAWREWWGRGAAIAGGAAAIGVAGAVAAGVTLARKAVVPRDASMPIIVDQMKQSESRQYVWLLGQDADLPGRYSFRFDNDAGHARLGPVLEARGGRVVREVLQVDRGSLTVGARGRIGGWWFTSPEELGFRVEHITYPTELGDADAWLIHPRRAKKKRWAVHVHGRGALPEETLRGVAPLARAGITNLVISYRNDPGAPAGENGRYGIGIAESRDVDAAIAEALRRGAARVTLFGWSMGGTASLVSATSGEHSGVIDGLILESPAVDWTTLLRYQASLFYAPKAIADIGIRLLDAGVVRGGEPEGIAFAKLTPESFARQLTVPVLIHASKGDTFVPCESAQRLAAARPDLVQLRLQEEGEHVKLWNVDSEPWERVTEQFARSLPRPPWRGE; encoded by the coding sequence ATGGCAGAAGCCGAGAAGAGCGCCTGGAGAGAGTGGTGGGGCCGCGGTGCGGCCATCGCCGGGGGCGCAGCTGCCATCGGCGTTGCGGGAGCGGTCGCGGCGGGCGTGACCCTGGCCCGCAAGGCCGTGGTGCCGAGAGACGCAAGCATGCCGATCATCGTGGATCAGATGAAACAGTCGGAGTCTCGGCAGTACGTGTGGCTGCTGGGGCAGGACGCGGATCTGCCGGGGCGCTACTCGTTCCGCTTCGACAATGATGCGGGTCACGCGCGTCTCGGCCCGGTACTCGAGGCGCGGGGCGGCAGGGTTGTGCGTGAGGTCTTGCAGGTGGATCGAGGATCGCTGACCGTTGGAGCCCGGGGGCGCATCGGTGGCTGGTGGTTCACCTCACCAGAGGAACTCGGGTTCCGTGTTGAGCACATCACGTACCCAACGGAACTCGGCGACGCTGACGCTTGGCTGATCCACCCCCGCCGCGCGAAGAAGAAGCGCTGGGCGGTGCACGTTCACGGCAGGGGCGCCCTGCCAGAGGAAACTCTTCGTGGGGTTGCGCCGCTCGCCCGGGCGGGGATCACGAACCTCGTCATTAGCTATCGCAACGATCCGGGCGCGCCCGCGGGGGAGAACGGTCGCTACGGGATTGGGATCGCCGAGAGTCGCGACGTCGATGCCGCAATTGCTGAGGCGCTGCGCCGAGGCGCCGCGCGCGTCACATTGTTCGGCTGGTCGATGGGCGGCACGGCGAGCCTGGTGTCGGCGACCAGCGGCGAACACAGCGGTGTGATTGACGGACTGATCCTCGAATCACCGGCGGTCGATTGGACCACACTGCTGCGGTACCAGGCAAGCTTGTTTTACGCTCCAAAAGCGATCGCTGACATCGGAATCCGGCTGCTCGACGCGGGTGTTGTGCGCGGCGGCGAACCCGAAGGCATCGCGTTCGCAAAGCTCACTCCCGAGTCGTTTGCGCGTCAGCTGACGGTTCCCGTGCTCATTCACGCGAGCAAGGGCGACACGTTTGTGCCGTGCGAGAGCGCGCAGCGACTGGCCGCCGCACGACCCGATCTTGTGCAGCTGCGACTGCAAGAAGAGGGCGAGCACGTGAAGCTGTGGAACGTTGATTCGGAACCGTGGGAGCGCGTAACGGAGCAGTTTGCCCGATCGTTGCCCCGCCCACCATGGCGTGGTGAGTAA
- the zapE gene encoding cell division protein ZapE, producing the protein MPSETQLPETAQRSSARLVDRSPSISGAELVATLVPPPQFDHATFDSYRPDAEYPSQAEARDVLRAFAEPEAPVARGGLFGFGRKKQAAPATAAPTKPGVYLDGGFGVGKTHLLAATWHATAGRKYFGTFIEYTALVGALGYNGAIGVLQGARLICIDEFELDDPGDTMLMTRMIKDLTESGSKIVATSNTPPNALGEGRFAASDFMREIQAMSARFTTIRIDGTDYRQRDIEGDAVTLSDDAYLFALADSAAAGERMTDDDFDAFVAHLATVHPSSYVGMLGGIQAIGLRGVHELTDQSAALRVVAFIDRVYDAQIPIRATGIPLTDIFGGGMLDGGYRKKYQRCMSRLNALTAGERSL; encoded by the coding sequence ATGCCCTCCGAGACTCAGCTCCCCGAAACAGCCCAGCGAAGCTCTGCCCGCCTTGTCGATCGCAGTCCGAGCATTTCCGGCGCCGAACTGGTGGCGACGCTTGTGCCACCGCCACAGTTCGACCACGCGACTTTTGATTCGTATCGCCCGGATGCCGAGTACCCCTCGCAGGCTGAGGCTCGGGACGTGCTTCGTGCCTTTGCTGAGCCCGAGGCGCCCGTGGCCCGTGGTGGCCTGTTCGGTTTCGGTCGCAAGAAGCAGGCCGCGCCCGCAACGGCGGCACCCACCAAGCCCGGCGTGTACCTCGACGGTGGTTTTGGAGTTGGCAAGACTCACTTGCTCGCGGCAACGTGGCACGCAACCGCGGGGCGCAAGTATTTTGGCACCTTCATTGAGTACACCGCGCTCGTTGGTGCACTGGGTTACAACGGCGCCATCGGTGTGCTGCAGGGCGCTCGCCTCATCTGCATTGACGAGTTTGAGCTCGATGATCCGGGCGACACCATGCTCATGACCCGCATGATCAAGGACCTCACTGAATCGGGTTCAAAAATCGTCGCGACCTCAAACACGCCACCGAACGCCCTCGGTGAGGGTCGGTTTGCGGCGTCTGACTTCATGCGAGAGATCCAGGCGATGTCTGCGCGGTTCACAACAATCCGTATCGACGGCACCGACTATCGCCAGCGCGACATCGAGGGTGACGCCGTGACGCTCTCGGACGATGCCTACCTCTTTGCGCTCGCTGATTCAGCGGCCGCTGGTGAGCGCATGACCGACGATGACTTCGACGCCTTTGTTGCTCACCTCGCGACCGTTCACCCGTCGAGCTACGTCGGCATGCTCGGTGGCATCCAGGCGATTGGGCTGCGTGGCGTGCACGAGCTGACGGATCAGTCGGCCGCGCTGCGCGTCGTTGCGTTCATTGACCGCGTCTATGACGCACAGATCCCGATCCGCGCGACCGGCATTCCGCTGACCGACATCTTCGGCGGTGGCATGCTCGACGGCGGCTATCGCAAGAAGTACCAGCGCTGCATGTCGCGCCTCAACGCGCTGACCGCGGGCGAGCGCAGCCTCTAA
- a CDS encoding pentapeptide repeat-containing protein, protein MARSRKTDFPTLSPLFLPELEAGDPELLTIRGSYELTRFADADVSERDLSGVTFSECELIGLSANNSSLRGARLLETRVEQLNAPVFPAPRVQLREVEITHSRLGAAEMYDAVLQQALFAHCKLGWVNLRASDLSNVVFRDCVISELDLVDARLKRVSFENCRADVIHLSGAKLEHVDLRGLEIGTLSDAASLRGATLSSSQAASLTRVFAEHLGILVED, encoded by the coding sequence GTGGCCAGGTCACGCAAGACCGATTTCCCAACGCTTTCCCCGCTCTTTCTGCCAGAGCTGGAGGCGGGGGATCCCGAGCTACTGACCATACGTGGCAGTTACGAACTCACCCGGTTTGCGGATGCAGATGTCTCGGAGCGGGATCTCTCGGGGGTCACGTTTTCAGAGTGCGAGCTAATCGGGCTATCCGCTAACAACTCTTCGCTGCGAGGGGCACGTCTGCTTGAGACACGCGTCGAGCAACTGAACGCGCCCGTGTTTCCGGCACCGCGTGTGCAACTGCGAGAGGTCGAGATTACACACTCGCGCCTCGGTGCGGCTGAAATGTACGATGCCGTGCTGCAGCAGGCGCTCTTTGCACACTGCAAGCTCGGCTGGGTGAATCTTCGCGCGAGTGACCTTTCGAACGTGGTCTTTCGAGACTGCGTGATCAGCGAGCTCGATCTCGTCGATGCCCGTCTCAAGCGCGTTTCGTTCGAGAACTGCCGGGCTGATGTGATCCATCTTTCCGGGGCCAAACTTGAGCACGTCGACCTGCGCGGCCTTGAAATCGGCACCCTCAGCGATGCCGCGTCGCTGCGCGGGGCAACTCTCAGTTCTTCGCAGGCGGCGTCGCTCACCCGCGTCTTCGCTGAGCACCTCGGCATTCTCGTCGAGGATTAG
- a CDS encoding SDR family oxidoreductase, which yields MSELHDENPFKILVTGAGGYIGGRLVPLLIEAGHSVRVLVRDPNRLRDIPWVSDVEVFEGDLLHPATLAAAFEGVDAAYYLVHSMGPGASRKTFSDIEQECATNFVTAAESARVARLVYLSGLHPDGPLSRHLRSRTAVGNVLLESTIPAVVLQAGVVIGSGSASFEMIRHLTEVLPWMPAPKWVRNRVQPIAVRDVLYYLVHVLDIDPHTNRTFDIGGPDVLSYADAMNGYAAEAGLPKRLILALPVLTPRLAAHWVNLVTPIPHSLAGPLVESLQHSCVVRERDLDALIPEPEGGRTGYRQAVRLALGKMRDGQVVTSWQNASVAGAPSDPLPSDPDWAGHSVYTDLRSRESEASVDQLWRVIEGIGGERGWYSFPLAWALRGWMDKFVGGVGLRRGRRHPDTLFVGEALDFWRVEGLERGRLLRLRAEMKVPGRAWLELSAEPGDDGQGCRYQQRAIFFPRGLFGRLYWFSILPFHGIIFSGMANRIIQAAGAKNGE from the coding sequence ATGTCAGAGCTGCATGATGAAAACCCGTTCAAGATCCTGGTGACGGGTGCGGGTGGATACATTGGCGGGCGTTTGGTTCCGTTGCTGATTGAGGCTGGCCACAGCGTGCGAGTGCTCGTGCGTGATCCGAACCGCCTACGCGACATTCCCTGGGTTTCTGACGTCGAGGTATTCGAAGGGGACCTGCTCCATCCGGCAACTCTCGCCGCCGCCTTCGAGGGCGTCGATGCCGCCTACTACCTTGTGCACTCGATGGGTCCGGGCGCCAGCCGCAAGACCTTCTCTGACATCGAACAGGAGTGCGCGACGAACTTTGTGACGGCCGCGGAATCCGCCCGCGTCGCGCGCCTCGTCTATCTGAGCGGGCTGCACCCCGACGGGCCGCTCTCACGGCACCTTCGCTCGCGCACGGCCGTGGGAAACGTGCTCTTGGAGTCGACGATTCCGGCTGTTGTGCTGCAGGCGGGGGTGGTCATCGGTTCAGGATCCGCGTCGTTTGAGATGATTCGGCACCTGACCGAGGTTCTGCCGTGGATGCCCGCACCAAAGTGGGTAAGAAACCGCGTGCAACCGATTGCGGTTCGTGATGTGCTCTACTACCTCGTACACGTGTTGGACATTGATCCTCACACAAACCGAACCTTCGACATCGGCGGCCCTGATGTGCTGAGCTACGCGGACGCCATGAACGGCTATGCCGCAGAAGCGGGGCTGCCCAAGCGCTTGATACTTGCATTGCCGGTGCTCACGCCGCGACTGGCCGCGCACTGGGTGAACCTTGTCACACCAATCCCGCACAGTCTGGCGGGCCCGCTCGTTGAGTCATTGCAGCACAGCTGCGTCGTGCGAGAGCGAGACCTCGATGCGCTCATTCCCGAACCCGAAGGCGGACGCACCGGCTACCGCCAGGCGGTGCGTCTCGCGCTCGGCAAGATGCGTGACGGTCAGGTCGTGACGAGCTGGCAAAACGCGTCCGTCGCCGGAGCGCCCAGCGATCCTCTGCCCAGCGATCCCGACTGGGCAGGGCACAGCGTCTACACCGACCTGCGCAGCCGGGAGTCCGAGGCCTCGGTTGATCAGCTGTGGCGCGTTATTGAGGGGATTGGCGGGGAACGCGGCTGGTATTCCTTTCCGCTCGCTTGGGCACTGCGGGGCTGGATGGACAAGTTCGTCGGCGGGGTCGGGTTGCGGCGAGGCAGGCGACACCCCGACACCCTGTTCGTTGGCGAAGCGCTCGACTTTTGGCGCGTCGAGGGGTTGGAACGCGGTCGCCTGCTGCGCCTCCGCGCGGAGATGAAGGTGCCCGGGCGAGCCTGGCTTGAGCTGAGCGCCGAGCCCGGTGATGATGGCCAGGGGTGTCGTTACCAACAGCGTGCCATCTTCTTTCCACGCGGGCTGTTTGGCCGGCTCTACTGGTTTTCCATTCTTCCCTTCCACGGCATAATCTTTAGCGGTATGGCAAACCGAATCATTCAAGCCGCAGGAGCCAAAAACGGTGAGTAA
- a CDS encoding thiolase family protein produces MREVVFVDGVRTPFGRAGEKGMYAGTRADDLAVKALQGLIERNPDLPLDRIDDVGIAATTQQGDQGLTLGRTVSMLAGLPVTVPGYALDRMCAGALTVASMMGGAIGAGQYDLAIAGGVEHMGRHPIGLDADPNPRFVAEKLVSPDALNMGNTAERLHDRFPELTKERADRFGMLSQQKVQAAYDRGDIQPDLVPVALRSAAGWGLATEDEGRRPETTMEGLATLKTPFRPHGRVTAGNASPLTDGATVSLLAGGDTARELGLKAKMRMVGFAYAGVEPEVMGIGPVPSTEKALRRAGLTIDDIGLFELNEAFSVQVLSFTDHFGIADEDPRVNPWGGAIAIGHPLAASGVRLMIQLARQFEQRPDVRYGITAMCVGLGQGGTMIWENPHFDGKKRK; encoded by the coding sequence ATGAGAGAAGTTGTGTTCGTAGACGGGGTTCGTACCCCGTTCGGACGCGCTGGCGAAAAGGGTATGTACGCGGGAACGCGCGCCGACGATCTGGCGGTGAAGGCTCTGCAGGGGCTGATTGAGCGCAATCCTGATCTGCCGCTTGATCGCATCGATGACGTGGGAATCGCGGCAACAACGCAGCAGGGTGATCAGGGGCTGACCCTTGGCCGCACCGTTTCAATGCTCGCTGGGCTTCCCGTGACCGTGCCGGGCTACGCGCTCGATCGCATGTGCGCGGGTGCGCTGACCGTGGCGTCGATGATGGGCGGTGCCATTGGTGCCGGCCAGTACGACCTCGCGATCGCAGGCGGAGTTGAGCACATGGGGCGTCACCCCATTGGGCTCGATGCGGATCCGAACCCCCGCTTCGTGGCAGAGAAGTTGGTCAGTCCCGATGCGCTCAACATGGGCAATACTGCCGAACGCCTGCACGACCGCTTTCCTGAGCTGACGAAGGAGCGTGCTGATCGCTTTGGCATGCTCAGTCAGCAGAAGGTGCAGGCAGCCTACGATCGCGGCGATATTCAGCCTGATCTTGTGCCGGTTGCCCTGCGCTCTGCCGCTGGTTGGGGACTCGCCACCGAAGATGAGGGCCGTCGCCCCGAAACAACGATGGAGGGCCTTGCAACGCTGAAGACCCCGTTCCGCCCGCACGGTCGTGTGACCGCGGGTAACGCCTCACCGCTCACCGATGGGGCTACGGTTTCCTTGCTCGCCGGTGGCGACACCGCGCGCGAGCTCGGGCTGAAAGCCAAGATGCGCATGGTCGGTTTTGCCTACGCCGGAGTAGAGCCCGAGGTCATGGGCATTGGACCCGTGCCCTCCACAGAGAAGGCGCTGCGTCGCGCGGGCCTGACCATCGACGACATTGGTCTCTTCGAGCTAAACGAGGCATTCTCGGTTCAGGTGCTCTCGTTTACTGATCACTTCGGGATCGCCGACGAAGATCCTCGCGTCAATCCCTGGGGCGGAGCTATTGCCATCGGACACCCGCTCGCAGCGAGCGGCGTTCGCCTGATGATTCAGCTCGCACGCCAGTTCGAGCAGCGTCCTGATGTTCGCTACGGCATCACCGCAATGTGCGTTGGGCTTGGCCAGGGCGGCACCATGATCTGGGAAAACCCCCACTTCGACGGCAAGAAGAGGAAGTAA
- a CDS encoding DUF3000 domain-containing protein, translating to MATIAGQPLEFTAAADQIRGATLRRELKMREIPAPERIAPYSIALAAGVARGAEDDTADDVIDSAYGAGRIILMYDPESSEEWGGPFRIVCFAQAPLEVEIGVDPFISDVAWSWLVDALDSRGANYTYLSGTATKTLSSGFGSLEAQGDAAQIELRASWTPTGDNFAVHAEAWSELLCLLAGLPHQEGVESLTARRTRQGLTGA from the coding sequence ATGGCAACGATCGCGGGGCAACCGTTAGAGTTCACCGCCGCCGCCGATCAAATTCGCGGGGCAACACTGCGGCGCGAACTCAAGATGCGCGAGATACCCGCCCCCGAGCGCATCGCACCGTATTCCATCGCCCTTGCGGCGGGTGTTGCGCGCGGCGCCGAAGACGACACCGCGGACGACGTGATCGACTCGGCCTACGGGGCTGGCAGGATCATCCTGATGTACGACCCCGAATCTTCCGAGGAGTGGGGCGGTCCGTTCAGGATCGTGTGTTTCGCGCAGGCCCCACTTGAGGTTGAGATCGGCGTGGATCCCTTCATCTCTGACGTCGCCTGGTCTTGGTTGGTCGATGCGCTCGACTCACGCGGTGCCAACTACACCTACCTGTCGGGCACAGCGACCAAAACCCTTTCGAGTGGCTTCGGATCGCTTGAGGCGCAGGGTGACGCCGCGCAGATTGAGCTGCGTGCCTCCTGGACCCCGACCGGAGATAACTTCGCCGTGCACGCTGAGGCATGGTCTGAGTTACTGTGTTTGCTCGCGGGACTGCCGCATCAAGAGGGCGTCGAATCGCTCACCGCTAGACGCACACGACAGGGGCTTACGGGCGCATGA
- a CDS encoding VOC family protein, with protein sequence MIGSLYAVVLDCPDPAALAEFYRSFLGGRIEQDDEWVDLILPGNGARLSFQPSPGFVPPRWPSDDGDQQSHLDISVGDIEEAHDRIVAFGARFIEAHEGFRVYLDPAGHPFCTVK encoded by the coding sequence GTGATTGGAAGTTTGTACGCCGTCGTTCTCGACTGCCCCGATCCTGCAGCACTCGCCGAGTTTTATCGCAGTTTTTTGGGCGGGCGAATCGAGCAAGACGATGAGTGGGTGGATTTGATCCTGCCAGGAAACGGTGCGCGACTCAGCTTCCAGCCCTCACCGGGCTTCGTGCCACCTCGCTGGCCGAGCGATGACGGTGACCAGCAGTCACACCTCGACATCTCGGTGGGAGACATCGAAGAGGCGCACGACAGAATCGTCGCCTTTGGTGCCCGTTTTATCGAGGCTCACGAGGGCTTCCGCGTGTACCTTGACCCCGCGGGTCATCCGTTCTGCACGGTGAAATAG
- a CDS encoding 3-hydroxyacyl-CoA dehydrogenase NAD-binding domain-containing protein: MTDYTKIDFAPLLAASADEVVTESFVRDVALPSGGTLALITLDNGRDYTRPNTLGPRTLDALGKVLDEQKARAAAGEIKAVAVTGKQFIFAAGADLSKVSTLATPANARLMAQFGHHILGKFSSLGVPSFAFVNGLALGGAMEIALNCDYRTLDSSTAALAFPEVFLGIIPGWGGATIVPNLIGIEKALEIIVSNPLKNNRMLKPAQALEMGLFDTMFGAASFLERSVVWADGVLTGATKVERPNEPGKLERLTKWPAAIKIARDTLKARIGTAAKSPYVALDLLNAAKDNDRVRGFEREDDALTELISGDQFAASIYAFDLVQKRAKRPAGAPDRSLAQPVKKVGVIGAGLMASQFALLFARKLRVPVLITDLDQSRVDKGLDYIRGEVDKMQEKGRLSRDDANQIKALVSGTTDKKLYADCDWVIEAVFEELGVKQQVFAEIEPIISETAVLATNTSSLSVEEIGANLKNPERLVGFHFFNPVAVMPLIEVVKVDTTSDETLATAMTVAKKLGKSAVITADRPGFVVNRLLAKVMGEAARALDEGTPMPVVERALAPIGLPMGPFELIDLVGWKVAAHVQDTMVAAFPERFYASPNLHALAEVTEPLAKTKLGKVEDLSKAGKKAVKLGKTAVSEEEILRRVEDELAGEIKIMLDEGVVAAAEDIDLCLILGAGWPFQAGGATPYLDRVGASERVFGAAFHDPRIAGRSE, from the coding sequence ATGACCGACTACACCAAGATCGATTTTGCGCCGCTGCTCGCGGCATCTGCCGACGAGGTTGTCACCGAGTCGTTCGTGCGCGATGTTGCGCTGCCATCGGGTGGCACTCTCGCACTCATCACCCTCGACAACGGGCGCGACTACACTCGCCCCAACACGCTCGGCCCGCGCACGCTTGACGCGCTGGGCAAGGTGCTGGACGAGCAGAAGGCTCGCGCTGCTGCGGGCGAGATTAAGGCCGTTGCCGTCACCGGCAAGCAGTTCATCTTTGCTGCCGGTGCTGACCTCTCGAAGGTTTCGACGCTCGCCACCCCCGCGAACGCGCGCCTCATGGCGCAGTTCGGGCACCACATCCTGGGCAAGTTCAGCTCGCTCGGTGTGCCGTCCTTTGCCTTCGTGAATGGCCTCGCGCTCGGCGGTGCGATGGAGATTGCCCTGAACTGCGACTACCGCACGCTCGACTCATCGACCGCGGCGCTCGCGTTCCCCGAGGTGTTCCTCGGGATCATCCCGGGCTGGGGTGGCGCAACGATTGTTCCGAACCTCATCGGCATCGAAAAGGCGCTCGAGATTATCGTCTCGAACCCGCTGAAGAACAACCGCATGCTGAAGCCCGCACAGGCACTGGAAATGGGGCTGTTCGACACCATGTTTGGTGCCGCGAGCTTCTTGGAGCGTTCCGTGGTCTGGGCCGACGGAGTGCTGACGGGTGCAACCAAGGTTGAGCGCCCCAATGAGCCGGGCAAGCTTGAGCGCCTTACCAAGTGGCCCGCCGCGATTAAGATCGCGCGCGACACGCTCAAGGCGCGTATTGGCACGGCCGCAAAGTCGCCCTATGTTGCGCTTGACCTGCTGAACGCGGCAAAAGATAACGACCGCGTGCGCGGGTTTGAGCGCGAAGACGATGCGCTCACTGAGCTCATCTCGGGTGATCAGTTCGCCGCCTCGATCTACGCCTTCGATCTCGTGCAGAAGCGTGCAAAGCGCCCGGCGGGTGCTCCCGACCGTTCACTCGCGCAGCCCGTGAAAAAGGTCGGCGTCATTGGTGCAGGCCTCATGGCGAGCCAGTTTGCGTTGCTCTTCGCTCGCAAACTGCGGGTTCCAGTGCTCATTACCGACCTCGACCAGTCGCGCGTCGACAAGGGCCTCGACTACATTCGCGGTGAGGTCGACAAGATGCAGGAGAAGGGGCGCCTGTCGCGCGACGACGCAAACCAGATCAAGGCGCTCGTGAGTGGAACCACCGACAAGAAGCTCTACGCCGACTGTGACTGGGTCATCGAGGCTGTCTTTGAAGAACTGGGTGTCAAGCAGCAGGTCTTTGCCGAGATCGAGCCGATCATCTCGGAGACCGCTGTTCTCGCCACCAACACCTCGTCGCTCTCGGTCGAAGAGATCGGCGCGAACCTGAAGAACCCGGAGCGTCTCGTTGGCTTCCACTTCTTCAACCCGGTCGCGGTGATGCCGCTGATCGAGGTCGTGAAGGTCGACACCACGAGCGACGAGACACTCGCCACGGCCATGACGGTTGCAAAGAAGCTCGGCAAGAGCGCTGTGATTACGGCGGATCGCCCCGGCTTCGTTGTGAACCGTCTGCTCGCAAAGGTGATGGGTGAGGCAGCCCGTGCACTCGACGAGGGCACACCAATGCCCGTTGTTGAGCGGGCGCTCGCACCGATCGGTTTGCCGATGGGGCCGTTTGAGCTCATCGACCTGGTCGGTTGGAAGGTTGCCGCACACGTGCAAGACACGATGGTGGCCGCGTTCCCCGAGCGCTTCTACGCTTCGCCAAATCTGCACGCTCTTGCGGAGGTCACCGAGCCTCTCGCGAAGACGAAGCTCGGCAAGGTTGAAGACCTGTCGAAGGCCGGCAAAAAAGCCGTCAAGCTGGGCAAGACCGCGGTTTCTGAAGAAGAGATTCTGCGCCGGGTCGAAGACGAGCTTGCTGGCGAGATCAAGATCATGCTCGACGAGGGTGTGGTCGCAGCGGCTGAGGACATCGACCTCTGCCTGATCCTGGGTGCGGGCTGGCCGTTCCAGGCCGGCGGTGCGACACCCTATCTCGATCGGGTTGGGGCGAGCGAACGGGTCTTCGGAGCCGCTTTCCACGACCCAAGGATTGCGGGCCGCAGCGAGTAG
- a CDS encoding HRDC domain-containing protein: MVEQSELETSWSMVTDDAGVQKAAALLAAGNGPVGVDAERASGFTYGSEAYLVQVFRRGSGTFLFDPVGIENFAPLAEAIEGEEWIFHAASQDIPCLDEIGLHPPRIFDTELAARLLGYERVGLGAVVEQLLGVKLEKAHSAADWSQRPLPEPWLEYAALDVALLPDLRDAVAKDLAEQGKEDYASAEFEAVRNKPEKPKNPEPWRNLSNGQSLRSPRALALARELWLARDELARSQDIAPGRLVPDRSIVAAAAANPRSKGDLAKLSTFRGRASRTEIDRWWQAILRGKTTEDLPGPRPRDPGAIPHHRGWSQRYPEAAARLAAARAGVEAEAERQNMPAENLITPDFVRKLAWNPPEDLSPESIALRLKEVGARDWQAALTAPILAAAFVESV; the protein is encoded by the coding sequence ATGGTTGAGCAGTCAGAGCTCGAGACCTCGTGGTCAATGGTTACGGACGATGCCGGAGTGCAAAAGGCGGCCGCTCTGTTGGCCGCGGGCAACGGTCCGGTAGGAGTAGACGCCGAGCGCGCCTCGGGGTTCACCTACGGCTCCGAGGCCTATCTCGTTCAGGTGTTTCGGCGAGGATCCGGCACGTTTCTGTTTGATCCGGTTGGCATCGAAAACTTCGCGCCCCTCGCGGAGGCTATCGAGGGCGAGGAGTGGATCTTTCACGCCGCCTCACAAGACATCCCCTGTCTCGACGAGATCGGTCTGCATCCGCCGCGCATCTTTGACACGGAGCTCGCCGCGAGACTGCTCGGCTATGAGCGCGTCGGGCTCGGCGCCGTGGTTGAGCAGCTGCTGGGCGTAAAACTCGAGAAGGCGCACTCGGCCGCTGACTGGTCGCAGCGCCCGCTTCCCGAGCCGTGGCTGGAGTATGCGGCGCTCGACGTTGCACTGCTGCCGGATTTGCGCGATGCGGTGGCCAAAGACCTCGCCGAACAGGGCAAAGAAGACTACGCCTCTGCCGAGTTTGAGGCGGTGCGCAACAAGCCAGAGAAACCGAAGAACCCCGAGCCGTGGCGCAACCTGTCGAACGGGCAGTCGCTGCGCTCCCCGCGTGCGTTGGCGCTTGCGCGTGAGCTGTGGTTGGCGCGCGACGAACTCGCTCGCTCTCAAGACATTGCCCCCGGTCGATTGGTTCCGGACCGCTCGATCGTCGCCGCGGCAGCGGCAAACCCGCGTTCCAAGGGTGACCTTGCCAAGCTGTCAACGTTTCGCGGTCGTGCGAGCCGCACAGAGATCGACCGTTGGTGGCAGGCCATTTTGCGTGGCAAGACCACTGAAGACCTGCCCGGCCCTCGCCCTCGCGATCCCGGTGCGATCCCGCACCACCGCGGCTGGTCGCAGCGCTACCCTGAGGCAGCTGCCCGCCTTGCCGCCGCACGCGCGGGAGTCGAGGCTGAGGCGGAGCGGCAGAATATGCCGGCCGAGAACCTGATTACTCCCGATTTTGTGCGCAAGCTGGCCTGGAATCCGCCGGAGGATCTCTCCCCCGAGAGCATCGCACTGCGTCTCAAAGAGGTTGGCGCGCGCGACTGGCAGGCTGCACTAACTGCACCAATTCTTGCCGCCGCTTTTGTAGAGAGCGTATAA